A stretch of the Duncaniella dubosii genome encodes the following:
- a CDS encoding ISAs1 family transposase, with amino-acid sequence MDPLDQKHSIEARKPNHAAKVLNKFIPQGSILERLMNFAWSVPDFRRCDKGNIRHRLSDIIILMILGRTCGYVGRADIIAFGRHNLKKLRKMGLLKNGIPSEATLCRVENGVDDLSMADRMQAFAEGFRNELLKACRDREIVCVDGKAERGTVQENGRNPDIVSAYSFNAGITVATEACQEKSNEIKAVPVLIDKIDISGKIVTADAMSMQKEIIDRIREQGGDFLIELKANQRSLRYGVEDRLEGLTPVYSYTEGPELGHGRIETRTYRVYDGLEVIADKEKWGGNMTIIEYEADTVRKSTGAHTSEKRLYVSSLPTDTPALGAYVRDHWSIESMHWGLDVNLLQDRIKRKSSKAARNLDTIQRIVLSVFSIWKGLRKKRSDKRKGVAELMRHVSMSFTKLMRFLCQK; translated from the coding sequence ATGGATCCGCTTGACCAAAAACATTCGATTGAGGCACGTAAGCCCAATCATGCCGCAAAAGTACTAAATAAATTCATACCACAGGGCAGTATCCTGGAACGCCTGATGAATTTTGCCTGGTCAGTCCCTGATTTCCGTAGGTGTGATAAAGGAAACATCCGTCACCGGCTCAGTGACATCATCATTCTGATGATACTGGGACGGACCTGCGGGTATGTCGGACGTGCTGATATAATAGCGTTCGGCAGACACAATCTCAAAAAACTCCGTAAAATGGGTCTACTGAAGAATGGAATCCCTTCGGAGGCTACCCTTTGTCGGGTGGAGAACGGTGTCGACGATTTATCCATGGCCGACAGGATGCAGGCGTTCGCCGAGGGCTTCCGCAATGAGCTGCTTAAGGCGTGCCGCGACAGGGAAATAGTCTGTGTGGACGGTAAGGCCGAGCGTGGCACCGTTCAGGAAAACGGGCGCAATCCGGATATTGTGTCGGCATATTCTTTCAATGCCGGCATTACAGTGGCAACGGAAGCATGTCAGGAAAAGAGCAACGAGATAAAGGCAGTCCCGGTACTGATTGACAAAATCGACATATCCGGAAAGATCGTAACCGCAGACGCCATGTCCATGCAGAAGGAGATAATCGACAGAATCAGGGAGCAAGGCGGTGACTTCCTGATAGAACTCAAGGCCAACCAGCGCTCCCTGCGCTACGGCGTGGAAGACAGACTTGAGGGGCTCACGCCCGTCTATTCATATACCGAAGGGCCGGAACTCGGACACGGCAGAATCGAGACCCGGACTTATCGTGTCTACGACGGGCTTGAAGTCATAGCAGACAAGGAGAAATGGGGCGGCAATATGACGATAATAGAATATGAAGCCGACACGGTAAGGAAGTCAACAGGCGCGCATACCTCCGAAAAAAGGCTGTATGTGAGCAGTCTGCCAACCGACACGCCCGCTCTCGGGGCATATGTGCGAGACCACTGGTCGATAGAGAGCATGCACTGGGGGCTGGATGTCAATCTCCTGCAAGACAGGATCAAACGTAAGTCGTCTAAAGCTGCCCGCAATCTTGACACCATCCAGAGAATAGTCCTCTCGGTATTTTCAATATGGAAAGGGCTTCGCAAAAAGCGGTCGGACAAAAGAAAAGGAGTGGCAGAGCTCATGAGGCATGTCTCAATGAGCTTTACTAAACTCATGCGGTTCCTGTGCCAAAAATGA
- a CDS encoding RNA polymerase sigma factor, protein MDIVTFKEIFIPMNRLLYGQALRMLRDPLEAEDMVQDIYVSLWERRSELSGVDNPQAYAVTMLKNRCLNRLNSQRFTEDIDSMQLERESDMPSHHVELRDRVGAVMNLIGELPDRQRQVILMHDVDGYPKEEIERVTGLSADNVRQLLSRARRFIRNHFSKD, encoded by the coding sequence ATGGACATTGTGACCTTCAAAGAGATATTTATCCCGATGAATCGTCTGCTTTACGGGCAAGCGTTGCGTATGCTTCGCGACCCCCTTGAGGCGGAAGACATGGTTCAGGATATATATGTCAGCCTTTGGGAGCGCCGGTCGGAACTTTCCGGCGTAGACAATCCTCAGGCTTATGCTGTGACAATGTTGAAGAACCGTTGTCTGAACCGTCTGAACTCACAAAGATTCACCGAGGATATTGACAGTATGCAGCTTGAAAGAGAGTCAGACATGCCATCACACCATGTCGAACTTCGTGACCGGGTCGGGGCTGTGATGAATCTCATCGGAGAGCTGCCCGACCGACAGCGTCAGGTAATCCTCATGCACGATGTCGACGGATATCCTAAAGAGGAGATTGAACGTGTCACAGGGCTGTCAGCCGACAATGTCAGGCAATTGCTTAGCCGGGCAAGGCGATTTATAAGGAATCATTTTTCCAAAGATTGA
- a CDS encoding TonB-dependent receptor, with protein MKTVFSKFAGRLGCIIAYASVAMMVFPYTSSAVAQDKSVPVDTLAESVGLGEVVVQAPKVIHKADMDVLFPSKSAISHSQNAMGLLNHLMIPTLNVNEMAGSVKSGGEDVEIRINGRLATVDQLQTIDPSTVKRIEWIDNPGVRYDGANAVLNVVVSNPTVGGSFMAQGMQALTQPWGNGYADLKLNSGRSQWSVGFQGRYTNHVDTYREYEESFTYSDGTSVTRTESPLSGYVSQTNLRPRLAYSYINPDKTVVWVEISANKSWPMERSNTGRMSLSNSPESVILYERESTSGTTPRFNAYIEQSLPSSQTIAIDLNTSVFNGRSTHDYVETDEATGEIMTDTYTSIKDCNRTLSAELDYVKRWNRSRLTAGVRYSMARNRATRESGSVTRQYLDRTYMFAEYFQQVSKVSLTGGLGAQYLDQRTRHTGKGTFCWSFRPRFSASYRLARSSQFRLNFSTWQTTPSLSQTNATPQQIDGFQYQVGNPDLKAYNNYRAAVQYNFNFPKVTGRFEARWTRSPHQIAPYMEWKDDNLLTYFENSRGLTAWRFSFAPQIEIIPSVLTAKGSLKYYMAKSSGRGYVHKCHNWSGDVSLLAYYGNFSFMANYEVNPATLSGETISTGERTSTIALSYKWKGFMATAGMLMPFNHYSMQTELLNRYNSNRNVLRSKGFDRMPFIQVAYNFNWGRQKRDVSRIIDGEDDLHTALSFKTKNRDISSLTRFISNRVILLMLYVRDLSFCQNLNFFIFGTGTA; from the coding sequence ATGAAAACAGTCTTTTCAAAATTTGCCGGAAGACTCGGCTGTATAATCGCTTATGCTTCAGTTGCGATGATGGTTTTTCCATATACCTCATCGGCTGTCGCTCAGGACAAATCTGTCCCGGTCGACACTCTTGCTGAAAGCGTCGGTCTTGGCGAAGTCGTCGTGCAAGCCCCTAAGGTAATCCATAAGGCGGATATGGATGTGCTTTTCCCTTCAAAAAGTGCCATAAGCCATTCTCAGAATGCAATGGGGCTGTTGAATCATCTGATGATTCCGACTCTGAATGTAAACGAGATGGCCGGTTCGGTCAAAAGTGGGGGAGAGGATGTTGAGATACGAATAAACGGCCGTCTGGCGACCGTCGACCAGTTGCAGACAATAGATCCTTCGACGGTGAAACGCATAGAGTGGATTGATAATCCCGGTGTAAGATATGACGGGGCAAACGCAGTGCTCAATGTCGTGGTGTCTAATCCGACGGTCGGAGGTTCTTTCATGGCGCAGGGCATGCAGGCGCTTACGCAGCCGTGGGGAAACGGTTATGCCGACCTCAAGCTTAACAGTGGACGTTCGCAGTGGAGCGTAGGTTTTCAGGGGCGCTATACGAACCACGTTGATACATATCGTGAGTATGAAGAATCATTTACTTATTCCGATGGCACCTCCGTTACGCGGACCGAATCGCCGCTTTCAGGCTACGTGTCTCAGACAAATTTGCGTCCGAGGCTGGCATATAGCTATATAAATCCTGACAAGACGGTGGTCTGGGTGGAGATCTCGGCTAATAAGAGCTGGCCGATGGAGCGTTCCAACACCGGCCGCATGTCGTTGTCTAACAGTCCTGAGTCTGTCATTCTATACGAACGGGAATCAACCTCGGGCACTACTCCGCGTTTCAATGCCTATATCGAACAGTCTTTGCCGTCATCACAGACCATAGCGATTGATTTGAATACATCTGTGTTTAACGGCCGTTCGACACATGACTACGTTGAGACCGACGAGGCTACCGGCGAGATTATGACCGACACATATACGTCCATCAAGGACTGCAACAGGACTCTCAGTGCTGAACTCGACTATGTGAAGCGATGGAACAGAAGCAGACTGACCGCCGGTGTCCGCTACAGCATGGCGCGTAACCGTGCTACCCGCGAGTCAGGCTCTGTCACCCGGCAGTATCTGGACCGTACATACATGTTTGCCGAATATTTTCAACAGGTCTCAAAAGTGAGCCTGACCGGCGGCCTTGGGGCGCAATATCTCGATCAGCGCACGAGACATACGGGCAAGGGCACTTTCTGCTGGTCCTTCCGTCCGCGTTTTTCGGCGAGCTACCGTCTCGCCCGCAGCTCGCAGTTCAGGCTGAATTTTTCCACATGGCAGACCACACCGTCCCTTTCACAGACCAATGCGACTCCACAGCAGATTGACGGTTTCCAGTATCAGGTCGGAAATCCTGATCTGAAAGCCTATAATAATTATAGGGCAGCCGTTCAATATAACTTTAATTTCCCGAAGGTGACAGGCCGTTTCGAAGCACGCTGGACACGTTCGCCACACCAGATAGCCCCCTATATGGAGTGGAAAGACGACAATCTGTTGACATATTTTGAAAATAGCAGGGGATTGACAGCGTGGCGATTCAGTTTTGCTCCTCAGATTGAAATAATCCCGTCAGTCCTTACAGCGAAAGGATCGTTGAAATATTACATGGCCAAGAGTTCCGGCCGTGGCTATGTCCATAAATGCCATAATTGGAGCGGAGATGTGAGCCTTCTCGCCTATTATGGAAATTTCAGCTTCATGGCCAATTATGAAGTAAATCCGGCTACCCTTTCAGGCGAGACTATTTCAACCGGTGAAAGGACATCGACCATCGCGCTGAGCTATAAATGGAAAGGTTTCATGGCCACGGCTGGTATGCTTATGCCGTTCAATCACTACAGCATGCAGACCGAGTTGCTCAACCGCTATAATTCTAACCGGAATGTCTTGCGTAGCAAGGGTTTCGACCGCATGCCGTTCATACAGGTTGCCTATAATTTTAATTGGGGTAGGCAGAAGCGCGATGTGTCAAGAATCATTGACGGAGAAGATGATTTACACACGGCTCTTTCATTTAAGACAAAAAATAGAGACATATCTTCCCTTACCCGGTTCATTTCGAATCGGGTAATTTTATTGATGTTGTATGTCAGGGATTTATCTTTTTGTCAAAATCTTAATTTTTTCATTTTTGGCACAGGAACCGCATGA